The Candidatus Methylomirabilota bacterium genome includes a window with the following:
- the pilQ gene encoding type IV pilus secretin PilQ, with amino-acid sequence MHAAVVMAMVLFPGVTLGAADLSAPRVAPAPRLHDVTVVDRQDAVLVRVKTAGPAKFRAELVESPYRLVVDLEDTIYAWRKTPLNVGREPVRRVRGGQYQEDVARVVVELTRKVGYVVRADDDGLVIVVPTVSSAPAGIGRIVPINGSVNGLRVINAAAPAAPEPGPSVQEPPTEEAAKPQAVKPQTADKPEPTVAPRPQPSAEPAKVPAPIVPNPVRIAQTATARPATRPPVTLEFKDADIVSLLRVLATEAGRNIVIGEDVKGKMSISLRNVPWELALQTILEARGLEAIQRDGILRIATREQLTKEAEATIRMRDVSAKLAESTAKPELRGPLREETIRLYYTDAEEVAKTLQGILGIEAEGARVARLGGPIAGPIAEPPFSQLYGPPPPPPPPGATAPQAPPEVLFKGLTIRAHKPTNTLFLRLYQADLERVKQLIRESLDIPLPQVKIEARMEILDRSALEQIGIQWGGAFAAPLNSTTVVGRGLETAGALPLIPGGIPVQGFTPGNTGLTLANALPVSAATGLPLGGNLVNLPISALPTTGALPAAGLAFGIVGTRFNVNLALQALATQNKTRTLARPEVVTVENAKAVISLGEEIPYATVSSAGTQIQFKEALLKLEVTPTVIREGDITKIKMVVVVENNSRGAVVNLGSAGAPPAINRRKAETQVLMREGERLIIGGVTTNVDIEETRKVPIFGDIPLLGWLFKQRERSETGRELVVFLTPTVFRNNTERATSAVPTRK; translated from the coding sequence GTGCACGCAGCGGTGGTGATGGCCATGGTGCTGTTCCCCGGTGTCACTCTCGGTGCGGCCGACCTATCTGCCCCGCGAGTGGCGCCCGCTCCGCGGCTTCACGACGTGACGGTGGTAGATCGGCAAGACGCCGTCCTCGTCCGCGTCAAAACTGCGGGACCGGCGAAGTTCCGGGCGGAGCTGGTCGAGTCTCCTTATCGTCTCGTCGTGGATCTCGAGGACACGATCTACGCCTGGCGCAAGACACCGCTGAATGTCGGTCGGGAGCCGGTTCGTCGGGTCCGTGGGGGCCAGTATCAAGAAGATGTGGCGCGGGTCGTGGTGGAGCTCACGCGCAAGGTGGGGTACGTGGTCCGTGCGGATGACGATGGCCTGGTGATCGTCGTACCCACGGTCTCCTCAGCACCGGCCGGCATCGGGCGAATCGTACCTATCAACGGATCCGTGAACGGCCTCCGCGTGATCAACGCAGCGGCGCCGGCCGCACCAGAGCCGGGACCCAGCGTCCAGGAGCCGCCGACCGAGGAAGCAGCCAAGCCGCAAGCAGTCAAGCCACAGACGGCCGACAAACCGGAACCGACGGTCGCCCCACGCCCCCAACCGAGCGCCGAGCCAGCCAAAGTGCCGGCGCCCATCGTCCCAAACCCCGTCCGGATTGCCCAGACCGCCACAGCGCGGCCCGCGACGCGGCCTCCTGTGACGCTCGAGTTCAAGGACGCCGACATCGTCAGCTTGCTGCGCGTTCTGGCCACCGAAGCCGGTCGGAACATCGTCATCGGAGAGGACGTCAAGGGCAAGATGTCGATTTCGCTCCGGAACGTCCCCTGGGAGCTGGCACTGCAGACGATCCTCGAAGCCCGGGGCCTGGAGGCGATTCAACGCGATGGCATTCTACGGATCGCGACCCGCGAGCAGCTGACGAAGGAAGCCGAAGCGACCATCAGGATGCGCGACGTTTCCGCCAAGCTTGCCGAGTCCACGGCAAAGCCCGAGCTGCGGGGGCCGCTGCGCGAAGAGACGATCCGCCTCTACTACACCGACGCGGAAGAAGTTGCCAAGACCCTGCAAGGCATTCTCGGGATCGAGGCCGAAGGGGCTCGGGTAGCCCGGCTCGGAGGCCCCATCGCCGGGCCCATTGCCGAGCCACCCTTCTCACAACTCTACGGCCCGCCACCGCCGCCACCCCCGCCGGGGGCGACAGCGCCACAGGCGCCCCCTGAAGTGCTCTTCAAGGGGTTGACGATCAGGGCTCACAAACCGACGAACACTCTGTTCCTTCGTCTCTACCAGGCCGATCTCGAGCGAGTGAAGCAGCTCATCCGTGAGTCCCTCGACATCCCCCTACCCCAGGTCAAGATCGAGGCGCGCATGGAGATCCTCGATCGCAGCGCGCTGGAGCAGATCGGCATCCAGTGGGGCGGGGCCTTTGCAGCGCCACTGAATTCCACGACGGTCGTCGGCCGGGGTCTGGAGACGGCAGGTGCGTTACCCCTGATCCCAGGCGGCATCCCTGTTCAGGGCTTTACGCCGGGCAACACGGGGCTGACCCTTGCCAACGCCCTTCCAGTGAGTGCCGCAACGGGCCTCCCGCTCGGTGGAAATCTGGTGAATCTTCCTATCAGCGCCCTGCCTACGACCGGAGCGCTGCCCGCGGCCGGACTCGCTTTCGGTATCGTCGGAACCCGGTTCAACGTCAACCTCGCGCTGCAGGCGTTGGCGACGCAGAACAAGACCCGGACGCTGGCCCGTCCGGAGGTGGTGACGGTCGAGAATGCCAAGGCCGTGATATCGCTGGGTGAAGAGATTCCCTACGCCACGGTCAGCTCGGCCGGCACCCAGATCCAGTTCAAAGAGGCGTTGCTGAAGCTCGAGGTCACCCCAACGGTCATCCGCGAGGGCGACATCACCAAAATCAAGATGGTCGTCGTGGTCGAGAACAATTCGCGGGGGGCGGTGGTGAACCTGGGAAGCGCCGGTGCTCCGCCTGCCATCAACCGCCGAAAGGCCGAAACCCAGGTGCTGATGCGGGAGGGAGAACGGCTGATCATCGGCGGAGTCACCACGAACGTCGACATCGAGGAGACGCGCAAGGTCCCGATCTTCGGAGACATACCGTTGCTGGGTTGGCTCTTCAAGCAGCGTGAGCGCTCGGAAACGGGCCGCGAGCTGGTGGTGTTCCTGACCCCCACCGTTTTCCGTAACAACACCGAGCGCGCCACCTCCGCCGTCCCCACCCGCAAGTAG
- the aroC gene encoding chorismate synthase: MPEAFRFLTAGESHGEALTAVIDGVPAGLLLRETDINEDLARRQRGYGRGGRMKIERDQVHIVSGVRWGVTLGSPITLQILNRDWENWKGTMSVAPPDPASPPKEVTRPRPGHADLAGAMKYNHRDIRNVLERSSARETTARVAVAGVAKRLLSEFGITVLSHVVEIGGVRVPETLDLPWADLTQRAEASEVRCADPETEAAIIAAIDHAKTKGDTLGGVFEVVALGCPVGLGSYVQWDRRLDGRLAQAFCSIQAIKGCELGLGFETARRPGSVVHDEILFDTASGFRRSSNNAGGLEGGVTNGQPVIVRAAMKPLSTLRTPLRSVDLATKQAVEAVVERSDVCAVPAAAVVGEAMMAIVIAQVFLEKFGGDSVEEIRRNYRAYLDALQTW; the protein is encoded by the coding sequence ATGCCCGAGGCCTTCCGTTTCCTCACTGCGGGCGAGTCTCACGGCGAGGCGCTCACCGCCGTCATCGACGGCGTGCCCGCCGGGTTGCTCCTGCGTGAGACGGATATCAATGAGGATCTGGCTCGGCGCCAGCGCGGGTACGGTCGTGGCGGGCGGATGAAGATCGAGCGCGACCAGGTCCACATCGTTTCCGGCGTCCGCTGGGGCGTCACGCTGGGTAGTCCCATCACGCTGCAGATCCTCAACCGGGACTGGGAAAACTGGAAGGGGACGATGTCGGTGGCGCCTCCGGATCCGGCCTCCCCTCCGAAGGAAGTCACCCGGCCGCGCCCGGGACACGCGGACCTGGCCGGGGCCATGAAATACAACCACCGGGACATCCGGAACGTGCTGGAGCGCTCCAGCGCCCGCGAGACTACGGCCCGGGTGGCCGTGGCCGGCGTGGCCAAGCGCCTGCTGAGCGAATTCGGCATCACGGTCTTGAGCCACGTGGTCGAGATCGGCGGCGTGCGGGTGCCGGAAACCCTGGACCTGCCCTGGGCCGACCTGACCCAGCGGGCGGAGGCGTCTGAGGTGCGCTGCGCGGACCCCGAGACCGAGGCCGCCATCATCGCGGCCATCGACCACGCCAAGACCAAGGGAGACACGCTCGGCGGTGTCTTCGAGGTCGTGGCCCTCGGCTGTCCCGTCGGCCTCGGCTCGTACGTGCAGTGGGACCGGCGCCTCGATGGCAGGCTTGCCCAGGCGTTCTGCTCGATCCAGGCCATCAAGGGCTGCGAGCTGGGACTCGGCTTCGAGACTGCCCGCCGGCCAGGCTCCGTCGTGCACGACGAGATCCTCTTCGACACGGCCAGTGGCTTTCGCCGGTCATCCAACAACGCCGGCGGGCTGGAAGGCGGCGTCACCAACGGGCAGCCGGTGATCGTTCGCGCGGCCATGAAGCCGTTGTCCACGCTGCGCACGCCGCTCAGGTCCGTGGACCTGGCGACCAAGCAAGCGGTGGAGGCGGTCGTCGAACGCAGCGACGTGTGCGCGGTGCCGGCGGCGGCCGTCGTCGGTGAGGCCATGATGGCCATCGTGATCGCCCAGGTCTTCCTGGAGAAGTTCGGTGGCGACAGCGTGGAGGAGATTCGCCGCAACTACCGCGCCTATCTGGACGCTCTCCAGACCTGGTAA
- the aroB gene encoding 3-dehydroquinate synthase produces the protein MVVERGALGTLGVRLRSLRVGSRVALVSSSSVLRLHGKQAVESLDAAGLTTVPVEVPDGEAAKTLGVAEHCWNALLEAGLDRTSTVVALGGGAVGDLAGFVAATYMRGIHLVHLPTTVLAQVDASIGGKTAIDHPRAKNLIGAFHQPRLVLSDPTTLATLPEREFRSGLAEIVKHGVVLDAAYFDEVEASAAGLLARDLPTLERVIGGSCRLKAAIVERDEREAELRHVLNCGHTIGHALEAVTSYERWTHGEAVALGIVAEARLAERLGMAEPATVERQEKLLAAVGLPTRAAGIDADAVLAAIGRDKKARDGRVPFVLAPSLGEFRLVYEVPTAEVRAVVVSLAR, from the coding sequence GTGGTCGTCGAACGGGGGGCGCTCGGGACCCTGGGCGTCCGCCTGCGCAGCCTCCGGGTCGGATCACGAGTGGCGCTGGTCAGCTCCTCCAGCGTGCTCCGCCTGCACGGCAAGCAGGCGGTGGAGAGCCTCGACGCGGCAGGCTTGACGACCGTCCCGGTCGAAGTCCCCGACGGTGAGGCCGCCAAGACGCTCGGAGTCGCCGAGCATTGTTGGAACGCTCTCCTGGAGGCCGGGCTCGATCGCACCTCGACGGTCGTGGCGTTGGGCGGAGGAGCGGTGGGCGACCTGGCCGGGTTCGTGGCGGCGACCTACATGCGGGGGATCCACCTGGTTCACCTCCCCACGACGGTGCTCGCCCAGGTGGACGCCTCCATCGGCGGCAAGACGGCGATCGACCACCCCCGAGCCAAGAATCTGATCGGCGCCTTCCACCAACCGAGGCTCGTGCTGAGCGACCCCACCACGCTGGCTACACTGCCGGAGCGGGAATTCAGGTCGGGCCTCGCCGAGATCGTCAAACACGGCGTGGTCCTGGACGCGGCCTACTTCGACGAGGTCGAGGCCAGCGCCGCGGGGCTGTTGGCCCGTGATCTCCCGACGCTAGAGCGCGTCATCGGGGGCTCCTGTCGTCTCAAGGCCGCCATCGTCGAGCGCGACGAGCGCGAAGCGGAGTTACGCCATGTGCTGAATTGTGGACACACCATCGGCCACGCCCTGGAGGCGGTGACCAGCTACGAGCGCTGGACGCACGGCGAGGCCGTGGCGCTCGGTATCGTCGCCGAAGCTCGACTGGCCGAGCGGCTCGGGATGGCCGAGCCGGCCACGGTGGAGCGCCAGGAAAAGCTGCTCGCCGCCGTCGGGCTTCCGACACGTGCCGCCGGCATCGACGCCGATGCCGTGTTGGCCGCCATCGGACGGGACAAGAAGGCCCGGGACGGGAGGGTCCCCTTCGTCCTGGCCCCGAGCCTCGGCGAA